From the genome of Anopheles moucheti chromosome 3, idAnoMoucSN_F20_07, whole genome shotgun sequence, one region includes:
- the LOC128301727 gene encoding pancreatic lipase-related protein 2-like → MFAVVLFRWLSLVSVTISLQLVAGADWNFLKCFETVKRCPNQNVSFYLYTRETQDNPTQLDMFNPESITSANFIRGRPLIVLIHGYTGHRDYAPNPTIRPAYFAYDEFNIISVDYNPLALEPCYLQAVRNLPTVANCTAQLLDFIIAHDIIPLDDIHVVGFSLGGQTSGMIANYLRAGRLKRITGLDPAKPLFVFATNEYKLDQSDAEFVQVIHTDVFQRGILHPSGHTDFFVNGGVVQPGCDASTMMTTGECNHNRAPEYYAESIATEVGFYGYRCAHWYLYMLGICRGGGPDEQVAIMGAHTPNTTRGLYFLTVNMMPPYARGRNYTLREELASISANIGN, encoded by the exons ATGTTCGCAGTCGTATTGTTTCGGTGGTTAAGCCTGGTCTCGGTCACGATCAGTCTGCAGCTGGTTGCCGGTGCCGATTGGAACTTTCTCAAGTGCTTCGAGACGGTCAAACGATGTCCAAACCAGAATGTGTCGTTTTATCTCTACACGAG AGAAACACAAGACAACCCAACCCAGCTGGACATGTTCAATCCCGAGTCGATCACAAGCGCCAACTTTATCAGAGGACGTCCATTGATAGTACTGATCCACGGATACACTGGACACCGTGACTATGCACCCAATCCAACAATCAGACCTGCGTACTTTGCCTACGATGAGTTCAACATCATATCTGTCGATTACAATCCGCTCGCACTGGAACCATGTTATCTGCAGGCGGTACGTAACCTTCCCACGGTAGCCAACTGCACCGCGCAGCTGCTCGACTTCATCATCGCCCACGATATCATCCCGCTCGACGATATCCACGTGGTCGGCTTTAGCCTCGGTGGTCAAACTTCCGGTATGATCGCCAACTATCTACGGGCCGGTCGGTTGAAACGCATCACTGGGCTCGACCCCGCCAAGCCACTGTTTGTGTTTGCCACGAACGAGTACAAGCTCGACCAGTCGGACGCAGAGTTCGTGCAGGTGATCCACACGGACGTGTTTCAGCGGGGCATTCTGCACCCGAGCGGCCATACGGACTTTTTCGTGAATGGAGGCGTCGTGCAGCCGGGGTGCGATGCATCGACCATGATGACTACGGGCGAGTGCAACCACAACCGGGCGCCCGAATACTACGCGGAGTCGATCGCCACGGAGGTGGGATTCTACGGGTATCGGTGTGCTCACTGGTATCTGTACATGCTCGGTATCTGCCGTGGCGGTGGCCCCGACGAACAGGTCGCTATTATGGGAGCGCACACTCCCAACAC AACTCGGGGTCTCTACTTCCTGACCGTTAACATGATGCCGCCTTATGCAAGAGGAAGAAATTACACCTTACGAGAGGAGCTAGCGTCCATATCGGCTAACATTGGAAACTAG
- the LOC128301726 gene encoding UDP-glucosyltransferase 2-like, with amino-acid sequence MRYHAMKTLLPVVLVLVGVSQAANILFMSGVPSPSHYIWLRPLMYEMGRRGHNVTVLSADVEKPPANVTYIHLENFYSVLYNTTMREKFDFFEMANQSPVEMLHMFDEFGLTLCEAAIKSEGLNLLLGYPKDFKFELFVSDFMIGPCIPSIIMHRFKGVPYIPSTPYNAPSTSATVLGALAYPGLVPNHVFDAPQSMSFVQRVKNFYYDMYEMIIHEEFMHPEADKIVRKLYPDAPSTKTFYKNVRLSLSNVNPIIQYKEPMMPNMIPVGGLQIMPSKPLPDDLRKVVESAKNGFILFSLGSNARSDLLGPERVRNILKAMERMSQYQFLWKFESDESKLPVPVPKNVYIRAWMPQNDLLAHPNIKLFITHSGLLSTQEAVWHGVPIVGFPLFADQFRNINYCVEVGIAKRLSIQHFQANELVQAVKEILDNDGYSKRMKQMSRLFRDQPETPLERAAWWCEWVLRNPDANLLQSPAVYMSWFRKYSYDVLTFMLVALLVVVAIALKVVTIAKSILLNGAKKSKVE; translated from the exons ATGAGATACCACGCGATGAAGACACTATTAccggtggtgttggtgctaGTGGGAGTTTCGCAGGCCGCCAACATACTCTTTATGTCCGGTGTGCCGTCTCCAAGCCATTACATCTG GTTGCGACCGCTGATGTACGAAATGGGAAGACGTGGACATAATGTGACCGTGCTCAGTGCTGACGTTGAGAAGCCACCGGCGAACGTGACGTACATTCATCTGGAAAATTTCTACAGCGTCTTGTACAATACTACGATGCGGGAAAAGTTTGACTTCTTCGAAATGGCTAACCAAAGTCCTGTCGAGATGTTGCATATGTTCGACGAATTTGGTCTGACCCTGTGTGAGGCGGCCATCAAATCGGAAGGATTGAACCTTCTACTTGGCTACCCGAAGGACTTCAAGTTCGAGCTGTTTGTGAGTGATTTCATGATCGGACCCTGTATACCGTCGATCATAATGCACCGATTTAAGGGTGTACCGTACATTCCTTCTACACCGTACAATGCGCCATCCACGTCAGCAACGGTTTTAGGTGCGTTAGCATATCCCGGGCTGGTACCGAACCATGTGTTTGATGCACCGCAAAGTATGAGTTTTGTGCAGCGTGTGAAAAACTTCTACTACGATATGTATGAAATGATTATTCATGAAGAGTTCATGCATCCggaggcggacaagatcgtgCGCAAACTATATCCGGACGCTCCCTCGACGAAAACGTTCTACAAAAACGTTCGCCTGTCGTTGTCCAACGTGAATCCAATCATCCAGTACAAGGAACCGATGATGCCCAACATGATTCCCGTCGGAGGATTACAAATCATGCCCTCAAAACCCCTGCCGGACGACTTGCGTAAGGTAGTGGAGAGTGCAAAGAATGGGTTCATACTGTTCTCGCTTGGAAGTAACGCACGTAGCGATCTGCTAGGACCCGAACGTGTTCGAAACATTCTGAAGGCCATGGAGCGGATGTCGCAGTATCAGTTTCTGTGGAAGTTTGAATCCGACGAGTCCAAGCTACCCGTACCGGTGCCGAAAAATGTGTACATCCGCGCCTGGATGCCTCAGAACGATTTGTTGGCCCATCCCAACATTAAGCTCTTCATCACCCACAGTGGACTGCTGAGTACTCAGGAAGCGGTCTGGCATGGAGTACCAATTGTTGGGTTCCCTCTGTTTGCCGACCAGTTCCGAAACATCAACTACTGCGTAGAGGTCGGTATCGCGAAGCGACTCTCGATACAACACTTCCAAGCGAACGAGCTAGTGCAGGCGGTGAAAGAGATTTTGGACAACGATGGCTACAGTAAGAGGATGAAGCAAATGTCCCGACTCTTCCGTGACCAGCCAGAGACTCCACTGGAACGGGCGGCCTGGTGGTGCGAATGGGTTCTTCGAAATCCGGACGCGAATCTCCTGCAATCACCCGCAGTTTACATGAGCTGGTTCCGGAAGTATTCTTACGATGTGTTAACCTTTATGCTCGTTGCACTCCTTGTAGTTGTAGCGATAGCATTGAAGGTGGTTACTATTGCCAAGAGCATTCTCTTGAATGGAGCAAAGAAATCTAAAGTTGAGTAG